One window of Candidatus Omnitrophota bacterium genomic DNA carries:
- a CDS encoding radical SAM protein: KSIKENLSFQNILGLIYRSDGEVKINPPRPLIKDLDSLPWPLRESLPMEVYIDAPGEMPLPSVQMWSSRGCIFKCLFCLWPSLMYQGNIFRTRNPIKVVEEMEYLVKEMGFRSIYFDDDTFNIGKERVLEICNQIKKRKLNIPWAIMARPDLMDKEELFALKKSGVWAIKYGVESGEQKLLDKIGKNMNLQKAIEMIRLTKKLGIKSHLTFMFGLPGETIESVKKTIELAVELAPFSLQFSLVTPFPGTILFEGCERAGKIISYDWREYDGNYNCVINTENLTYRKIEEFKNLALQIWRDYQKGILSYAEAHKVLSKA, encoded by the coding sequence TAAAGAGCATAAAAGAGAATCTCTCTTTTCAAAATATCCTTGGTTTAATTTATAGAAGTGACGGAGAGGTAAAGATAAATCCTCCGCGTCCACTGATTAAAGACTTAGACTCTCTACCCTGGCCATTGAGGGAAAGCTTACCGATGGAAGTTTACATTGATGCTCCCGGAGAGATGCCTTTACCCTCAGTGCAGATGTGGTCAAGCAGAGGCTGTATTTTTAAGTGTCTGTTCTGTCTCTGGCCATCACTGATGTATCAGGGAAATATTTTTCGGACAAGAAACCCTATAAAAGTTGTGGAGGAGATGGAATATTTAGTTAAAGAAATGGGATTTAGGTCTATTTATTTTGATGATGATACTTTTAATATTGGTAAAGAGAGAGTATTAGAAATTTGTAACCAGATAAAAAAACGCAAGCTTAACATTCCCTGGGCGATTATGGCCAGACCTGACCTTATGGATAAAGAAGAACTTTTCGCTTTAAAGAAATCCGGCGTATGGGCAATAAAGTATGGTGTAGAATCAGGAGAGCAAAAATTATTAGACAAGATTGGTAAGAATATGAATCTCCAAAAAGCGATAGAGATGATTCGTTTGACTAAAAAATTGGGGATAAAATCTCATCTTACCTTTATGTTTGGTCTGCCTGGAGAAACAATTGAGTCAGTTAAAAAAACAATTGAGCTTGCTGTTGAATTAGCTCCTTTTTCTCTTCAATTCTCCTTAGTTACTCCTTTCCCAGGAACCATTCTTTTTGAAGGCTGTGAACGCGCTGGAAAGATTATTTCCTATGATTGGAGAGAATATGACGGGAATTATAATTGCGTGATAAATACGGAAAATTTAACTTATAGAAAGATTGAAGAATTTAAGAACCTTGCTTTGCAAATCTGGAGAGATTATCAAAAAGGCATTCTAAGCTATGCGGAAGCTCATAAAGTCTTATCAAAGGCTTAA